The DNA segment GTTATTATTTTACATCTACACCTGAAAAACGAACAACCAGACCCGAACTAATATGTTGGTTAGCGGGGCACTTTTTACTAGCCAATAACCTAAAGAACCCAAAGAGTCGGTTAGCGGGCCACTTTTTCCTAGCCAAAAACCCAAAGAACACCCGAACTTATCTTCATTTAGCTTATTTGTGAAACAAAATTGATTTCACGTGTGTACAATTATTAGAATATAATATGTTGCCTAAAATAAAAAGGATGGAGGCTAAGAACCaactagggatgagctcggtaccgtccggtaccgaaccggtaccggtaccgaaaatcctcaaaagtgggtaccggtaccggtaccgaatatacccggttcggtaccggtacggtaccggtatttgagggtaaaaaccggtaaataccggtaccgaaccggtattgtaccggaccggtaccgaatcggtaccgaaaaggtacccggtttggtaaattcggtaccggtaccggttagGTACCGGTACCGGGTCCATTTTGCTCATCCCTAGAACCAACCCCACACACATGTATATATACACGTGTCCCTCTTGGATATATAACTTTAGGTTTCTATATTGAACGCCGACACTGTTGCGAACCATACGCTATAAAATAAAtgaaagagtaaacttccgttttgctccttgtggtttggtcattttaacggttttgccccaatcctttaaaaatagccattttctcCAAGAGTTTACTATGTTTTTTTCCAATCAGCTCCTCGACACTAACTCCATCTAAATTGTTTGTTAATTGTAAGCGTATTTTGGCAACTTCAAGTATAAaactaagggtattttggtaCAAGTAAAGATTTTATATTAtacataataaaatattatacatATACATAACAAAATACATCTCTATAATCTCTCTTCTGTCTTACTCTCTCTTTCTAGCTTCTCTTCTCCATCATCAATAACCACCACCACTATCATCAGCCACCACCCCCACCCACTCCAAACGACCGCCGACCACCACCCCCAACCTAACCCCAACACTAGCCTCGTCACTCTAAACAGCCATTGACCAACAATATGCAAAATCGTATCACCGCCCCTATGGTTTCCGGCATTTCAAGGCCTTAAAAAGTGGTGGTGGCTTTAGGTGATTCCGGGTAAAAGGGGGCCAGGTGTGGTGGTTTTGGCCGGTTGGAACCCTAGATCTGCTTAGGGTTCAAGCCAAGGCAAATTTGGTTGTGGGTGTTTTCGATTTTGCAGGTGGCGTACGATTTTGTAGATGGTTGTGGTAGGATTAACCGATTGAGGGTTTGTGACGGTAAGAAAAGGAGAAAGAGAGTGGTGGTGATGGAAGGTGTGGTTGTTTTGGCCGGCTGGAACTCTAGATCTGCTTAGGGTTCAAACTAGATTGCAGTGGCTAGGGTTAAGACAGGTTTGGTTGTCCGTGGTTACAATTTTGCAGGTGATGGTTGTATGATTTTGAAGGTGGCAATGGCAGGGTTGAGGGTTTGTAACGGTAAGAAAGGGAGAAAGAGAGTGGTAGTACTTGAAGGCTAGAACAGGCTGTACGGGAGAAGGGTGGAGGTTGGTGATGGCAGGTGGTGGTCACCGGATGGTGTGGTGGTGGCGACCGGAGATGGTGGTTATATTGGTAGAGAGAACTAGAGAGATAGAGAggggttttatatatttaatttaatatcaataaataaaaaagataaaACATATTTAAGGAACTTAAAAATCAGGGCCGGCCCCGAGAATTCGTGTACCTTGTTCGAACTCAAAAAAAATGCCCTTAGGCCTTAAAGAAATTGGGTATTAGGCAGTCTAAACCTAATGacaatgggctaataactaatctaaaccataaaaatagttttgtaagtgagcctatgttggtgtttatatgggtataccctattaatttatttttttacatataaatATAGCATTTTTCTTAAATAACGGGCCCTTCGATATATCAGGCTGGCCGGTGGTCCTTCCCGCCCACCTTCAGGGCCGGCCTTGTTAAAAATAATTAAgtacttatatataaaatttctGAAATACCCCTACCTCTAGTTGTATGATTTAACTGAGTTAAGGCCATTgagcaaaatggaaaaaacatagtaaactattgaaggaaaatgactatttttaaaggaccgaggtaaaaccgttaaaacgaccaaaccacatataagaaaacgaaagtttactttaaatgaaAATGACATAACCATCAAAGATGGACCGGGCCAAGAATCTCAAATACCGTTACATCTTCTTAAACTGTATGCAATTCCAGTGATCAAGAAATCAACACCTTATATAGTTAACGAAGCATAATTCTATTGATTTATAGTGTTGTGCTGATCTTAGATCCTTCTGTTCTTTAATTAGGCTGCCTGCTTGTTAATCGTTTAATATCAAGGGCAAACTTAAATTAGGGTTTACTCACCTTCTGAACACATGGGGCACGACCATGCAAACCACACGCTCGGAAACAGATTTGGTAGAGAGGCTTGTTGGTCAACGGTACCTGAAACTTCGGGTATTGTATATTGTTGTTTTCTTAACataataatatttgtattataatTTAGTTATATCGATTCCGGTAATGTTAATGGAACAGATGATTTGCTGGAGGTTAACATGAAGATGTATTCTGCATTTGCGGGCGTGACATCCTTCCCCTTGAAGAGGATTATTTTCCAGTTTTGGCGACCGCAAATTGACCATGGAAGGCTGGTTCTTCAATGTTTACGTAACCCTTATGCTGTTTCTACTTATAATCGTGGTCTCGGTAAATACAGGTCATGTTGTACCAAGTACCGTTATAGTGTCGTTGAAGGAGATAGTTCTGACAACCCTCCTCCTTGGTTCATAAGCGGTGGTGGTCCAGTCGTCACTGCATTCCTGAACCATTTTCCAGAGGTGGTTCTGGACCTGAGGGTTCTCCAGGGTTCTGATCCGCTGGTTGATTGTGGTTTGGAATGTGATTTgatgtgttgtgttgtgttgtgtgaTGCTCCCGGTTTGTCATGGTGGTTCTTCTGACTGTGTTGGTGTTGTTGAGTGCTCTATGAAGCATCCTACTCTTCTTCTTCCAATGTTCAATGAGTTGAAATGTGAACTAGAGGTATGTATGCTttgaaaaatcattctttttTCATCATCAAGTGGCTGGCTACATTTAACTTcttgacaaaagatcaaatacaaataaagtTAACGTACAAAACGTTCGAACTGaaggaaaaaataaaaaaaaaagcggtggcattttcgtaattatcaGTAACTATCAAAagtactctacaaatgatcctgtagagtatttttgtctttttcatgCTATTCGTACGTTTAGTACGTTAACTTTATTTGTACAGGAACTTTCCCCTTAACTTCTTATATATGCATGCAGAGAAGGGGCCTAAGTATCTATCATATACAAGGAAGTTGGCCATACAAGGTAAATAAACCAACCACCTATGTTAATTCTAAATAGCAAGGTTGGAGAAGTTGCTAGTCGCTGCTAGTCAGCCGGTGACGTGGGGACTAGCTACTACTCGAGATTATTCAGATcgggttttttaaatataattttcagttttatatatacatatacacatttttataggtaaatattttaagcAGACATGTTTTAACTCTTCCTCAACTcatttttttaagtatacaagattaattgttggaattcacatGGTTTGGTTGGGAACGGGCTAATTTACAGGTTTTGAACGGAATATACAAGTTTTTTGCCGGAATTTGGCAAGAATCGCCAATTTTTGGCTGGccgactaggtccgactaggccCGAATAgagccgactagcgattaatggacTAATTAATGAAATTACTCAGTTACTGGCTGACGAGCGATTAATCGCCGAATAGAGACAACTAGCGATTAATGGACTGATTAACGAAATTACTCAGTTACTGGCTGACGAGCGATTAATTGCCGACTAGGCCCGAATAGatccgactagcgattaatggacTGATTAACGAAATTACTCGGTTACATGCTGACGAGCGATTAATCGCCGATtagtcgcgatttttacaacactgctaGATAGTATGTGTCTCTGTCTAAACACTTTATTTTCTTTAAATAGGAGGCTATACCAGGTGATTTGGAACCTGCCAAATTTGAGATTGAAAATGGGTTAAAGATAGCTTGTGAATCACATGATTTAACTCTTGCTCAAGTTTGGATCTCTTATGAGAGCGATCATCATGCATTGGACATGACGAAACGAATGTTTTTGGTGAAAATGAGTGGGTATTCAGTTGATTCAAATGACGATCCTTTGTCTTCCGTTAAGGATTTCTACGATAAGCTTGATGTGATTAATTTGAAAACGGGGGAGGGGCTCGCTCAGAAGACTCTTCAAACTCATCAACCACACTTGTGCAGAAACATCTATAAGCTGAGTGATAATAGCGGGGTATTGGCGCTACTCTCTGCCAGTACCAAATCCAAAAAATGTGCTTCTTTTGTGATATGCTTGAGGAGCACTCACACGAGAGAACTTGACTACGCGTTTGAGTTCTTTTGGCCCCAAAGTCGTCACCATTTGATCTTGTTGGACGCTTTGTTAGCGACACTAAGGAAGCATTTGCCAAGTTTCAAGTTTGCTTCTGGTGAACAACTTGGTGATGAATTATCTGTTGTAGATGTTGATGGTTATTCTTCAAGGCTTGTGAAGGTTCTCCTGGGAAACGAAAACGAATTATCAGAAGCATCAAATGAAACACGGACACCGGTAGGCGTGAAGAGAAAGTCCATTGCGGGTCAAAGTGACTTGAATCATCCGGAGGGTGAGGATGATGATCTTGCCATATTAGCATCTTATAGAAGCAAACCCTTATTATTCTACATCCCAAGCTCATCCACATTTGAATATGTTTTGGAGAAACTTAACAAGGAGTTCGAGTTGGATCCAACTCGGACCTACAGGGTCGAGTACAAAGCTTCCTCGGGCCAATGGTCTAGTCTAGTATGCTTAGAGAGTTGTCGGGGAATGGATCTCATTAGACTTCGTGTGTTCCCTGAGGGTAGACAAGTAGGCTGGCGGTGGAAAACTGATAGTTGATTTTCATTGTATTGGAAGTTTAAACTTAAAGTTCTCTATATTTATTTCATGCTTTTAAGAGGATGTATGTATCCTGCAAGATGCAGTTTTGCAAGTGCTTAGATGGTGGCAGAAGGTGTTAAGTTTCTTTGCTTTTCTTTTTTCTTAAGGACTAGTAACTAGGCACAAAGTGGTGTGAAAATATAAAGGGTTTGCTAAGGCAAAAGAAACCGTTTGGTCATATTATGGTGAATGCATTTCAGTATTCACAGTTATCTGTTATTACTTATGTTTGTGTAATGCGATAGGATTCCGATCATAGTGTCCCATTGGCCGCTGCTGAGAGCCTGGATACGTTTTGATGTCTAGAATTAATGGTTTGTTGCACTTCCAAATATTTAAGCATCCGCGTATTCTTTAACAATAGTAATATGTTGTTTCATATGCTTATTTCTGAATTCTAAAGACTCACATCAAAACACACATGATGAAATTTTGTAAATCATAGCTTCTTGGCAGTACAGTATATTCTACCACAATATTCTCTCATTTACACTGCATGACCTCGCGCTATTTTAACCTGTCCCATATGCATTGCAGATTGTACATTGTTTACATTACGTTTAAAGATCGTAAGGGAATTAGGTTTAAAAGTCAACAACAGTGGCTATTCGTTTTTTCCATTACGCGATTGTAAGATTCTTGTACATTTAATCTCGACCATTATTGCAAAATCAATGCTTCACATTCCTTCCTATTTTTTGCACCATTTTTCCTCTATATGATCCAGCCGCTATATATCTCTATACTAATAAACTAGGTTAGTTACTCATGTGATAAACGGCCTGAACTAATACATATTGTAGATATATGTTTTAAATAAAACTACATAGAACATTgaataaataaatacaaaatgGTAAATAGAATTAGTACTTACAAAACTAAATGTAAAAATAATTCATAACTCTCTAAATATCTATTTGTATATAACATTTGTTGTTTTAATTATCAATTGTCACCCTACCATCTCTATCTAATGCTAGTAGTTTAACTTCGACGTTGCTTTTAACTCTTGACAACACCACATACATGGTAATGATCTATTCCATTCCCTACTCAATTCCATTACCATGTCCATTCCATTAACCCATACCAAACATACACTTAATGTCCGGCGGTTTCGGTATTGGAACTACATTACCGTTGGTTTCAAGATGAAGGATTCACTTTCCACAtattcagatttttaaaatctccCCTAACGTGTAAGCACTTGTACAAAATAAACCCTATGATTTATAAACTCTTTTTAATCCAATAtattttgttattatttattaatctatcttttttttttctttcgatACACAAATACAATTAAACGATACTATTTATGTTGTCATTTAATTAATTCACCTAAATCGGACATAGCAAATTCAATATTTCTTTATATTAGGGTTTCCAAAATTCTGTATATTACAACTTCTGAACACACATTCGAATTCGAAGATGGGGGAGTACTGGCCAGAAATCTATCCTCAGAGAAAGGCTTTTTGTCGCCATGGTAGTCGTGGACCCGGTAAAAATAAATTGTTGTTTCCTTGTATTTGTATTCTGATTCTGatcatataataataataataataataatcaagcATAATTAAGGACGATTTGAATAATTGAACAGATCCGGTGAACAATAAGATACTGTCTGCGTTTCGAAACGTAAAATCATTTCCTTTAGAGAGGGTAATCATGCAGTTTTGGCGACTAGTGAAAACCTCTAGCGGCACTAGACTTTTATGTACTTTTAACCCTTATGCCTATTCGCGTTCAAACCATCGTCTCCGGAAATATAGGTCGTCTTGTTGCCAGTATTCCTATGCTCTTAGTGATCGGGTTGTAGTAGATGACGACGCTATGATCATATACGGTGCGCCACCATCCACTGCAATCCTGAGCCAGTTTCCAGAGGTGGTTCTGGATCTTAGGGCTCACCGGGGGACTCCATTGGTGGATCTTGCTTTGGAGTGTGAGCTAACTTGTTTTATGATGCTGCCTGCGTTTTCTTTTACTCACTGCGTTGGTGTCATTGAAGTTTCTGTAAGATATCCTTGCCATCTTCTACAAATTTACCAAGAGTTGCAACGTGAACTACTGGTAGGTgtgttagttagttagttaagTTGCCATGATTCTTACAATTATCGTTGATAAAAGGTTTTACATTACTTGTGTTTTGTTTGTCTGCAGAGGGAGGGTTTGAATATCGTTCCTCCACAACTACTTTTGCTGCCTTGCGAGgtaattattattaaataaataatgtttCTAACCGGATAGAATTACAGTATGACTGACTATGTATGATTTCTCATTTAAATACTTTTCTCTCTTTAAACAGGCTACTACCGGGGATTTCCGACTTGTCGAGAGAGAAATTGAAAAGGCATTACAAGCGGCTGTTGAATCACATGCTATAACTCTTGGTCAAGTTTGGGTCACTTTTGAGAATCTTCATCGTAAGAAGAGACGGGCGTTATTAGGCAGATTTAAATCTCTTTGTGTTGCTAGTCCCCATGGCGATGATCACATGTCTTTTCTTAAGCGTTTCTATCAACAACtttttgttctttctttgaaAAAGGCGGAGCGCGGGCTAGTTGGGAGGACACTTGAAACTCGTCAGGCACACTTGTGCAGAAACATATTTAATTTTAGTGATAACAAGGGGGTCTTGGCGGTACTCTCTGCCGGTGCAAAATGTACTTCTTTTGCTATATGCTTGAAGAGCTCTCACATGGGAGAGCGTGACTACGTATTTGAGTTTTTTTGGCCCCTAAGTCCTAACCCCTTGCCCTTGATGGAGGCTTTGATACTGACACT comes from the Helianthus annuus cultivar XRQ/B chromosome 4, HanXRQr2.0-SUNRISE, whole genome shotgun sequence genome and includes:
- the LOC110903133 gene encoding protein NLP7-like isoform X2, with product MLPVCHGGSSDCVGVVECSMKHPTLLLPMFNELKCELEEAIPGDLEPAKFEIENGLKIACESHDLTLAQVWISYESDHHALDMTKRMFLVKMSGYSVDSNDDPLSSVKDFYDKLDVINLKTGEGLAQKTLQTHQPHLCRNIYKLSDNSGVLALLSASTKSKKCASFVICLRSTHTRELDYAFEFFWPQSRHHLILLDALLATLRKHLPSFKFASGEQLGDELSVVDVDGYSSRLVKVLLGNENELSEASNETRTPVGVKRKSIAGQSDLNHPEGEDDDLAILASYRSKPLLFYIPSSSTFEYVLEKLNKEFELDPTRTYRVEYKASSGQWSSLVCLESCRGMDLIRLRVFPEGRQVGWRWKTDS
- the LOC110903133 gene encoding protein NLP6-like isoform X1, whose product is MLPVCHGGSSDCVGVVECSMKHPTLLLPMFNELKCELERRGLSIYHIQGSWPYKEAIPGDLEPAKFEIENGLKIACESHDLTLAQVWISYESDHHALDMTKRMFLVKMSGYSVDSNDDPLSSVKDFYDKLDVINLKTGEGLAQKTLQTHQPHLCRNIYKLSDNSGVLALLSASTKSKKCASFVICLRSTHTRELDYAFEFFWPQSRHHLILLDALLATLRKHLPSFKFASGEQLGDELSVVDVDGYSSRLVKVLLGNENELSEASNETRTPVGVKRKSIAGQSDLNHPEGEDDDLAILASYRSKPLLFYIPSSSTFEYVLEKLNKEFELDPTRTYRVEYKASSGQWSSLVCLESCRGMDLIRLRVFPEGRQVGWRWKTDS